The genome window CTAAGCAAATGGCAATGGCTCGACCAATGCCTTTGGGGTGGCTAGCACCTGTTACAATAGCTGTTCTATTCGTCATTTTGATTTCCTATTTTGATCCAAACTGATTTGGTTTCTAAATATAATTCCAATTGCTCAGGACCTAGATCTTTACCTACACCACTTAACTTTACTCCGCCAAATGGCATTGAAGGGTCACCTGGATCATGAATATTAACCCAAACACTACCTGCTTTTAATTGTGGAATAATTCGATGGGCACGAGAAATATCTTGCGTCCAAATGCTGGCAGCAAGGCCATAAACATTATCATTTGCTAAGTGAATAACTTCGGCTTCATTATCGAATGGTATGACTACTAATACCGGGCCGAAAATCTCTTCTTGTACAATTCTCATTGAGTTATTGGTATCAGCAAAAAGTGTTGGTTTAATAAAGAAACCATTTTCATTAAGGCTATAGCCGCCAGTGACTAACCGGGCACCTTCTTGTTTACCTATATCGATATAATCCATAATTCGTTGTTGTTGAGTTGCTGAAATAACCGGGCCCATTTGGGTTTGTGGATCTAAACTTGTGCCAAGTTTAATGCCTTCAGCAACCGCTTTTATTTTCTCAATTACTTCATCATAAATGCCACGCTGTACATAAAGGCGCGAACCGGCGCTGCATACTTGCCCAGCATTAAAATAAATACTGCCCAATGTACCATTAGCCAAAGCATTGGTATCGGCATCATTAAAAGCAATCATTGGTGATTTGCCACCTAACTCCAAAGTCACATGTTTGACGCCGTCAGCAATATTTTTACCGACTAACTTGCCTACGTCGGTAGAGCCGGTAAAAGATACTTTGGCAATGCCCGGATGTTGGGTGAGTGCATTGCCGATCGTACTGCCTTTGCCGGTAACGATATTGATCACCCCTTTAGGTAAACCAGCTTGTTCACATAATGTCATAAAGTACAACATGCTCAGTGAGGTTAACTCTGCGGGTTTTAACACAACGGTGCAACCTGCAGCTAAAGGCGCTGCTAATTTCCATGTAGCCATAGCAAAAGGCCAGTTCCAAGGCACGATAGCGCCAACTACACCAACAGGCTCTTTTTGCGTGTAACTAAAGTAATTACCTGGCATTGAAGTACTGCGAGTCGACCCTTGAATTTTAGTCGCCCAACCAGCGAAATATTCCCAAACATTAGCCGAACCGGCAATATCAACAGCTTTGCAGCCACTAATAGCCTTGCCGCTATCTAAGGACTCTAACTCTGCAATGGTTTGTAAATTAGCGCGAATTAACGCCGCTAATTTATGCAT of Thalassotalea fonticola contains these proteins:
- a CDS encoding aldehyde dehydrogenase family protein, translating into MDIKVTELLAKYNATQDTKDFLNSDLGMYINGQFTQGHSVENIAVIEPSTGQLLAQITEGTSEDINDAVTAAQHALCGEWSNYKPREREQVMHKLAALIRANLQTIAELESLDSGKAISGCKAVDIAGSANVWEYFAGWATKIQGSTRSTSMPGNYFSYTQKEPVGVVGAIVPWNWPFAMATWKLAAPLAAGCTVVLKPAELTSLSMLYFMTLCEQAGLPKGVINIVTGKGSTIGNALTQHPGIAKVSFTGSTDVGKLVGKNIADGVKHVTLELGGKSPMIAFNDADTNALANGTLGSIYFNAGQVCSAGSRLYVQRGIYDEVIEKIKAVAEGIKLGTSLDPQTQMGPVISATQQQRIMDYIDIGKQEGARLVTGGYSLNENGFFIKPTLFADTNNSMRIVQEEIFGPVLVVIPFDNEAEVIHLANDNVYGLAASIWTQDISRAHRIIPQLKAGSVWVNIHDPGDPSMPFGGVKLSGVGKDLGPEQLELYLETKSVWIKIGNQNDE